The following DNA comes from Deltaproteobacteria bacterium.
TGATTATTCTCTTACTTTTCTTTGGGCCTTCGAAGCTTCCGTCCTTAGGTAAGTCTTTGGGAGAAGCTATTCGTGGTTTCAAAAAGGGAATCAATGAGGTTGAGGATGTAAAATCAGAAGTTAAAACGGTGGCTGAACAAAAGCCAGACCAGCTGAAGTCAGCGGAACAACTCAAATCAATCGAATCTGCTAAGGTCGCGGAAAAGAAAGATAGTTAACACTCTCTCAGCAGTTCCCAGTCAAAAATAGTGTTGAATTGGAGAGTTTTAGGCTTGCTTGATTAAGAACTAATAAATCTTTTCCTGGGAGAAATCTTTTTTTCGAGACTGGTACTTATGTTCCTGGGAGAGATTTCCGTCGCTGAGGCCATAGCTTTCCTGGGTTTTTAAATGGAGTAATGTTTTTTCTGCAGTTTGCAACCCATGTAAGAAGTAAAGATAATTTTGAAGTTTAAAAATGAGTTCCGAACCGGATTCATTTAAAGCCTCGTACCTCAAATTTCCAAGTCCCAGTTTCCTCCACGAAGAAACATATTTTATGGCTGATTGCGCTTTTGCATGGAACATGGTGTTTCGGCACTCATGATCTGGCTTGATCCAATGAAGATGATTAAATTGATCTTTCAATTGGACAAGATGTTTTTCGCAGGGCTTGCCGCAGTCTTTATAGCTGGAGCCATTACTTAAAAAGGCAGCAAAAACACAATGCTCCATATGAAAGCTTGGCATGTATTGATGAACGGTGATTTCTAGTTTTTCCGCCGGTGATTTTTTTAATATATTTTCTACTTGAAGTTGGTTGAGGTCGTAGGAAAGACAAAGGCGGGAAAGTCCCTTTGACAAAAGGTAGGCAACAGTGAAGTGATTGGTGACATTTAAACTGAAATCCCCAATTAATTCTCCTTGAAAAGGTTGACTGTGTTGAAAGTAATAAAGGGCTCCCAAATTCCGTATCAAAATCACATCAGGATTTAAAGAAGCGATCGTTTTGAGGTTTGTATATTCTTGTGGTTTTAAAATTCTCGTGGTGGCGATTCCCACTTTGATTTTTTTATTTCGCAAGCTTTCCATGGAAGGTCGATAGTCTCGGCCAAATTCAAAATCCAGAAGTATGAAATTAAAATCAGAAGCTTGAAATTTATTTTCATCTAGGGCTAAAATAAAATCTTCAACCTGTTGGCGATTTCTCAGTAAAACATTGAAGTTAATTTGTCGCAGGTCTGATATGTTTTCTAACTTTGTAGAATCGATAAAATTTGGATTCAAATCCTTACAAGAAAAAGATTTAAAATGAAAATCCTTTTCCGAATGGAAATCGATTCGATGAGTTTTTCTTTTTTCACTGAGCTCTTGAATTAAAGATTGTCTCAGATTTTTTAGTTCTTTGGCATTTAAAAAGATATCTTCATTTGTCGTTCGATGGATATTTAATTTTCGCAATTTAAACACACTACCACCCAGAGAAGAAAATTCATTTTGAATAGCTTCATCTGTGAGGGGGTGTTTTTCTGCGGGCACCCCATTTGACAAGGTTTCTTTAGTGAGTGAAAAACGGCCGTCAGAAATCTGAGCAAGTAAGGGTTTATGGAGCGAAAGAGTGATGGAAATATCAATAGGGATACGTTTAAAGAAATTCTTATCTTGAAAAGATTTGAGAAGGTCTTTTTTTTGCTCTTTTTGATGATTTAAATAAAGCTTAGCATTTTTGAATTCTCTCTCCACTCCATTCCCTGGCGTGAAATCTTTTGAAATGCCAATCCGGTACAAATTATCTTTTTCTTTTTTAACAGAAAAAATAAAACTTCCCCATTCCTTTTTTTCAGATGAAACATCTAGGATCCAAAGTAGACCATCTCCCGAAGTTAAGTGGATGTCTTTTTCCAACTCCACCAAAAGTACAGGAGC
Coding sequences within:
- a CDS encoding twin-arginine translocase TatA/TatE family subunit is translated as MGEFSILHWAVVLIILLLFFGPSKLPSLGKSLGEAIRGFKKGINEVEDVKSEVKTVAEQKPDQLKSAEQLKSIESAKVAEKKDS
- a CDS encoding U32 family peptidase, whose translation is MKELTNPFELLLPVGQKEMALAAIHNGADAIYVGFPGFNARGRSYDFELEELKDIIETAHLFGVKVNLALNIVIFEEELEKVIEAVCQVLPLKPDAFIIQDLGLAQILRSLSPHQPLHASTQMTITNDLAIQLLEDLNFKRFVLGRENSLSEIKSIKERTHKELEVFVHGALCVSYSGQCFTSESLGGRSANRGQCAQSCRFSYELIVDGEKKTNLEKEFLVSPQDLCGIQEIPELMKIGVTSFKVEGRLKTPEYVASCAREFRKAMDQYLNGRSLNSEEIQIAKNNMAVQYSRGFFSGWLHGVQHQKLVDGTYSSHRGNLIGKVLQFEYDSQLKAPVLLVELEKDIHLTSGDGLLWILDVSSEKKEWGSFIFSVKKEKDNLYRIGISKDFTPGNGVEREFKNAKLYLNHQKEQKKDLLKSFQDKNFFKRIPIDISITLSLHKPLLAQISDGRFSLTKETLSNGVPAEKHPLTDEAIQNEFSSLGGSVFKLRKLNIHRTTNEDIFLNAKELKNLRQSLIQELSEKRKTHRIDFHSEKDFHFKSFSCKDLNPNFIDSTKLENISDLRQINFNVLLRNRQQVEDFILALDENKFQASDFNFILLDFEFGRDYRPSMESLRNKKIKVGIATTRILKPQEYTNLKTIASLNPDVILIRNLGALYYFQHSQPFQGELIGDFSLNVTNHFTVAYLLSKGLSRLCLSYDLNQLQVENILKKSPAEKLEITVHQYMPSFHMEHCVFAAFLSNGSSYKDCGKPCEKHLVQLKDQFNHLHWIKPDHECRNTMFHAKAQSAIKYVSSWRKLGLGNLRYEALNESGSELIFKLQNYLYFLHGLQTAEKTLLHLKTQESYGLSDGNLSQEHKYQSRKKDFSQEKIY